A window from Listeria seeligeri serovar 1/2b str. SLCC3954 encodes these proteins:
- a CDS encoding VOC family protein, giving the protein MPFAVPYLVFNGEGQEALTFYADVFEAEITSVQRFKEMKNFDGDAVFGERLMHSRLAKGGEEFIYITDAPYDGFTIGNRVTILINFESEDDIKRAYEALIIGGKIEMELQVAFWGSTYAQVTDKFGVFWQLNFGS; this is encoded by the coding sequence ATGCCTTTTGCAGTTCCTTATTTAGTTTTTAACGGAGAAGGTCAAGAAGCTTTAACGTTTTATGCGGATGTTTTCGAGGCAGAAATTACGAGCGTTCAACGTTTTAAAGAGATGAAAAATTTTGACGGGGATGCGGTTTTTGGCGAAAGGTTAATGCATAGCCGACTCGCTAAAGGCGGCGAAGAATTTATTTATATTACGGATGCGCCGTATGATGGCTTTACGATTGGTAACCGAGTAACAATCCTTATTAATTTTGAATCTGAAGACGACATTAAACGTGCTTATGAAGCATTAATTATTGGCGGGAAAATAGAAATGGAGTTACAAGTTGCTTTTTGGGGCTCTACTTATGCCCAAGTAACGGATAAATTTGGCGTGTTTTGGCAGTTGAATTTTGGTTCATAA
- a CDS encoding cation-translocating P-type ATPase — translation MLWVKESIEQLLSKLHTNLETGLTKEQVKQKHAEFGTNEFEEGKKESLLQKIGHHLLEITTIVLLFAAAISAYLAITTGYGWAKVVVILAIVVLNMILGIYQENSAEKALAALQSMNAHLTTVLRDGVRMQVDATELVPGDIIEVVAGDMIPADARIISSSSLQVEESALTGESVPVEKDAAAEVSEKAPIGDRLNMLYSGCLVTNGRATAVVVEIGMETEMGKIAGLLNSTSKLMTPLQLRLKELAKRLSIVALLAGILIFIIDVYIYGETIIETLMIAISLAVAAVPETLPVIVTLTLAYGVQNMVRKNTIIRRIPAVETIGNTSVICSDKTGTLTQNKMIIQQIWASEHTPMKATAEFGTEEVKVLEMLSLSSNATIDVTDGKETIIGDPTESAIIRLLEEKGTTKKALEEKYPRVFELPFDSDRKLMTTIHQVEEGFLSITKGAFDRIPVAFSEELLKEAERVHDSFAEDALRVLVVAYKRYSEMPTDLSSEALETDLTFAGMVGMIDPPRPESKSAVLAAKKAGIKTVMITGDHIVTASAIAREIGILTDMDKAITGAELQEMSDADLEKNIRDYAVYARVSPEDKIRIVKAWQKNGEIVTMTGDGVNDAPALKAADVGAAMGITGTDVSKNAADMVITDDNFATIVDAVKEGRTAYENIRKTIYFLLSTNFSQIFIMLIAIILGWGAPVVAVQLLLINVVSDGIPGFFLSREKADDSIMERKPIPKNAGIFANGLGKKMATQAVVFTVVTLAGFYIGQFVTINHSVGASYEVGMTMAFIILAWSSVAHIFNVRSDKSIFTIGFLSNRGLFFSAICSMLIILGLAIIPPLANMFFLVEMSLTHWILAFVLSMLPLVFVEIQKLIQRKKANA, via the coding sequence ATGCTTTGGGTAAAAGAGTCAATTGAGCAACTTCTCAGCAAACTACACACGAATTTAGAAACAGGATTAACGAAAGAGCAAGTCAAACAAAAACATGCAGAATTTGGGACGAATGAGTTTGAAGAAGGTAAAAAAGAATCGCTTCTTCAAAAAATTGGTCACCATTTACTCGAAATTACGACAATTGTATTACTATTTGCAGCAGCGATTTCGGCTTATTTAGCAATTACAACAGGTTATGGTTGGGCAAAAGTAGTCGTGATTTTAGCGATTGTTGTCTTAAATATGATTCTTGGTATTTACCAGGAAAACAGTGCTGAGAAAGCTCTTGCCGCGCTTCAAAGCATGAACGCACATTTAACGACCGTTCTTCGTGACGGGGTTCGAATGCAAGTAGATGCAACGGAATTAGTTCCAGGGGATATCATTGAAGTGGTAGCAGGTGACATGATTCCTGCCGATGCGCGAATCATCTCGAGTAGCAGTTTGCAAGTCGAGGAGTCGGCGCTTACCGGGGAAAGTGTTCCGGTTGAAAAAGATGCCGCTGCAGAAGTTTCCGAAAAAGCACCAATTGGCGACCGGCTAAATATGCTTTATTCTGGTTGTTTAGTAACAAATGGTCGCGCTACTGCGGTTGTTGTTGAAATTGGTATGGAAACTGAGATGGGGAAAATTGCTGGTTTATTAAATAGTACTTCAAAATTAATGACTCCATTGCAACTTCGCTTAAAAGAATTAGCGAAACGCCTTAGTATAGTTGCACTTTTAGCTGGTATTTTAATTTTTATTATTGATGTGTATATTTACGGTGAAACAATTATTGAAACGCTAATGATTGCGATTTCTCTTGCAGTAGCAGCTGTTCCAGAGACACTACCAGTAATTGTCACGTTGACACTTGCATATGGTGTTCAAAATATGGTGCGGAAAAATACGATTATCCGCCGAATTCCAGCAGTAGAAACAATCGGGAACACCTCGGTTATTTGTTCAGATAAAACAGGAACACTGACACAAAACAAAATGATTATTCAACAAATTTGGGCAAGTGAGCATACGCCTATGAAAGCAACTGCAGAGTTTGGAACGGAAGAAGTAAAAGTTTTAGAAATGCTTAGTCTTTCAAGTAATGCAACAATTGACGTGACAGATGGCAAGGAAACAATTATCGGCGATCCAACTGAGAGTGCAATCATTCGTTTATTGGAAGAAAAAGGCACGACTAAAAAAGCGCTAGAAGAAAAGTATCCACGTGTTTTTGAACTTCCATTTGATTCAGATAGAAAATTAATGACGACGATTCATCAAGTAGAAGAAGGCTTCCTTTCGATTACAAAAGGTGCGTTTGACCGAATTCCAGTGGCGTTTTCGGAGGAGCTTTTGAAAGAGGCTGAGAGAGTGCATGATAGCTTTGCTGAGGACGCGCTTCGAGTACTTGTTGTTGCATACAAGAGATACTCGGAAATGCCAACAGACCTGTCTAGTGAGGCTCTAGAAACCGATCTGACTTTTGCAGGGATGGTTGGAATGATTGATCCGCCACGTCCAGAAAGTAAATCCGCCGTGTTAGCAGCGAAAAAAGCGGGTATTAAGACAGTAATGATTACCGGTGACCATATTGTAACAGCATCTGCTATTGCAAGAGAAATCGGCATTCTAACAGACATGGACAAAGCAATTACAGGTGCAGAGCTTCAAGAAATGTCAGATGCGGACTTAGAGAAGAACATTAGAGACTATGCTGTTTATGCTCGTGTTAGTCCAGAAGACAAAATACGAATTGTAAAAGCTTGGCAGAAAAATGGTGAAATTGTTACGATGACTGGTGATGGTGTGAACGATGCACCAGCTTTGAAAGCAGCGGATGTTGGGGCAGCGATGGGAATCACTGGAACCGATGTATCCAAAAATGCTGCAGATATGGTTATTACCGATGATAATTTTGCGACGATAGTTGACGCTGTAAAAGAAGGGCGTACTGCTTATGAGAATATCCGGAAAACAATTTACTTCTTATTAAGTACAAACTTTTCACAAATTTTCATTATGTTAATCGCGATTATTCTTGGCTGGGGCGCGCCAGTTGTAGCTGTTCAGTTACTTTTAATTAACGTCGTATCTGACGGAATTCCTGGTTTCTTCTTAAGCCGTGAAAAAGCAGATGATTCGATTATGGAGCGTAAACCAATTCCGAAGAACGCGGGAATTTTTGCCAATGGTCTTGGGAAGAAAATGGCGACACAAGCAGTTGTCTTTACGGTTGTAACGCTAGCTGGTTTCTATATTGGCCAATTTGTGACTATCAATCATTCAGTCGGAGCAAGTTATGAAGTGGGAATGACAATGGCATTTATCATTCTTGCTTGGTCTTCCGTGGCACATATTTTCAATGTAAGAAGTGATAAGTCGATCTTTACAATTGGTTTCTTATCTAACCGTGGACTGTTTTTTAGTGCTATTTGTTCGATGTTAATTATTCTTGGACTAGCGATTATTCCACCACTTGCTAATATGTTTTTCTTAGTAGAAATGAGTCTTACACACTGGATTCTCGCATTTGTTCTTTCAATGCTACCACTTGTATTTGTGGAAATCCAAAAGCTAATTCAGCGTAAAAAAGCAAACGCGTGA
- a CDS encoding GNAT family N-acetyltransferase — translation MIRQAKKTDAPKIAPLLLIIWKDMELPILEMESEEAITNALIEAIQTETYRYSYRHLHVYEKDGDIAGVLAGYPGKLEPKIDDVWDDIAKKHGITFEEPIFEDKETFAGEWYLDSIVASEKYRGYGVGTALLNKLTEIAAKDGEKVVGLNCDKGNPNAKRLYERIGFHVTGEVVLNGHKYDHMQK, via the coding sequence TTGATACGACAAGCTAAAAAAACAGATGCACCAAAAATTGCACCATTATTATTAATTATTTGGAAAGATATGGAATTACCAATTCTAGAAATGGAATCTGAAGAAGCGATTACGAATGCGCTAATTGAGGCAATTCAAACCGAAACATATCGTTATAGTTACCGGCACCTTCATGTTTATGAGAAAGACGGAGATATCGCGGGCGTTCTTGCAGGTTACCCTGGGAAACTAGAACCAAAAATAGATGATGTTTGGGACGATATCGCTAAAAAACACGGAATCACCTTCGAAGAGCCGATTTTTGAAGATAAAGAAACTTTCGCTGGAGAATGGTATTTGGACTCGATAGTAGCGAGTGAGAAATATCGTGGTTACGGGGTCGGTACTGCTTTACTTAATAAATTAACAGAAATCGCCGCAAAAGATGGAGAAAAAGTAGTTGGTTTAAACTGTGACAAAGGCAACCCAAATGCGAAACGTTTATACGAGCGAATAGGCTTTCATGTTACTGGAGAAGTTGTACTTAATGGTCATAAATACGACCATATGCAAAAATAA
- a CDS encoding MerR family transcriptional regulator encodes MQQTIKEASARTGLSAHTIRYYEREGLIPFLGRDKNNNRIFDHDALHWLELLTCLRVTGMPLAKQKEIVELTKCGDDTVSDRIAVLKEHQEEMYRRQAEMDRAFKKIEKKLACYEELEKEVNKKVDKLG; translated from the coding sequence ATGCAACAAACAATTAAAGAAGCTTCTGCTCGTACTGGCTTAAGTGCGCACACAATTCGTTATTATGAACGAGAAGGATTGATACCTTTTCTTGGGCGTGATAAAAATAATAACCGGATTTTCGACCATGATGCCTTACATTGGTTAGAATTACTTACTTGCTTGCGTGTGACAGGCATGCCGCTTGCTAAACAAAAAGAAATCGTTGAATTGACTAAATGTGGTGATGATACTGTTTCCGACCGTATCGCCGTATTAAAAGAACATCAAGAGGAAATGTATCGCCGGCAAGCTGAAATGGATCGGGCTTTTAAAAAAATCGAGAAAAAACTAGCTTGCTATGAAGAATTAGAAAAAGAAGTCAATAAAAAAGTGGATAAGCTTGGGTAG
- a CDS encoding aldo/keto reductase, whose translation MNLKDTVKLTNGVEMPRLGFGVWKVKDGDEAVNSVKWAIEAGYVSIDTAAAYKNEEGVGQAIKESGVKREDLFVTTKLWNAEQGYESTLAAFDESLRKLELDYVDLYLIHWPVKGKFKDTWRAFEKLYNDKRVRAIGVCNFHEHHLKELMEDAEIAPMVNQIELHPELTQEPLRNYCAEHNIVVEAWSPLGNGKLLDNAEIKAIAEAHGKSVAQVILRWDLQIGVVTIPKSVHQERIIQNADIFDFELTEDEVAKISALNKDKRTGPDPDNFNF comes from the coding sequence TTGAACTTAAAAGATACAGTAAAACTTACAAACGGTGTGGAAATGCCACGTTTAGGCTTTGGGGTTTGGAAAGTTAAAGACGGGGACGAAGCAGTGAATTCGGTGAAATGGGCTATTGAAGCTGGTTACGTAAGCATCGATACAGCAGCTGCCTATAAAAATGAAGAGGGCGTAGGTCAAGCAATCAAAGAATCTGGAGTTAAAAGAGAAGATTTGTTTGTAACAACCAAACTTTGGAACGCAGAACAAGGCTATGAATCAACTTTAGCTGCCTTTGATGAAAGTTTACGCAAATTAGAACTTGATTACGTTGATTTATATTTGATTCACTGGCCTGTTAAAGGTAAATTCAAAGATACCTGGCGCGCTTTTGAAAAACTTTACAATGACAAACGTGTGCGCGCAATTGGTGTATGTAATTTCCACGAACATCATTTAAAAGAACTTATGGAAGACGCGGAAATCGCTCCAATGGTAAACCAAATTGAATTACATCCTGAATTAACTCAAGAACCACTACGTAACTACTGCGCGGAACATAATATCGTGGTAGAAGCGTGGTCACCACTTGGTAATGGTAAACTACTTGATAATGCAGAAATCAAAGCAATTGCAGAAGCGCACGGTAAATCAGTAGCGCAAGTTATTCTGCGCTGGGATCTGCAAATTGGCGTAGTAACTATTCCGAAATCAGTTCACCAAGAACGCATCATCCAAAACGCGGATATTTTTGACTTTGAATTAACAGAAGATGAAGTAGCAAAAATCAGTGCTTTAAACAAAGATAAAAGAACTGGCCCAGACCCAGATAATTTTAACTTTTAA